A stretch of Mastomys coucha isolate ucsf_1 unplaced genomic scaffold, UCSF_Mcou_1 pScaffold3, whole genome shotgun sequence DNA encodes these proteins:
- the Spdef gene encoding SAM pointed domain-containing Ets transcription factor, translated as MGSASPGLSNVSPGCLLLSPDVALRTGAEKAAPGAMGPEKQEWSPSPPATPEQGLSAFYLSYFNMYPEDGSWVAKVPEASAREDHQEEPEQCPVIDSQASGSTLDEHSLEQVQSMVVGEVLKDIETACKLLNITADPGDWSPGNVQKWLLWTEHQYRLPPAGKAFQELGGKELCAMSEEQFRQRAPLGGDVLHAHLDIWKSAAWMKERTSPGALHYCASTSEEGWTDGEVDSSCSGQPIHLWQFLKELLLKPHSYGRFIRWLNKEKGIFKIEDSAQVARLWGMRKNRPAMNYDKLSRSIRQYYKKGIIRKPDISQRLVYQFVHPV; from the exons ATGGGCAGCGCCAGCCCAGGCCTGAGCAACGTGTCCCCTGGTTGCCTGTTGCTGTCCCCAGATGTGGCACTGCGGACAGGGGCGGAGAAGGCAGCGCCTGGAGCAATGGGCCCCGAGAAGCAGGAATGGAGTCCTAGTCCGCCCGCCACCCCTGAGCAGGGCCTGTCTGCCTTCTACCTCTCTTACTTTAACATGTACCCCGAGGATGGCAGCTGGGTCGCCAAAGTCCCCGAGGCCAGTGCCAGGGAGGACCACCAGGAGGAGCCCGAGCAGTGTCCAGTCATCGACAGTCAGGCCTCCGGGAGCACCCTGGATGAGCACTCGCTCGAGCAGGTGCAGTCCATGGTGGTGGGCGAGGTCCTCAAAGACATCGAGACGGCATGCAAGCTACTAAATATCACAGCAG ACCCTGGGGACTGGAGCCCTGGTAACGTGCAGAAGTGGCTTCTGTGGACAGAACATCAGTACCGGCTACCACCAGCAGGCAAGGCCTTCCAGGAGCTGGGCGGCAAGGAGCTGTGCGCCATGTCCGAGGAGCAGTTCCGCCAGCGCGCACCCTTGGGTGGTGATGTACTGCATGCCCACCTGGACATCTGGAAGTCAG CGGCCTGGATGAAGGAGAGGACTTCGCCTGGGGCCCTTCACTACTGCG CCTCCACCAGCGAGGAGGGCTGGACGGATGGCGAGGTGGATTCGTCGTGCTCCGGGCAGCCCATCCACCTATGGCAGTTCCTCAAAGAACTGCTGCTCAAGCCCCACAGCTATGGCCGCTTCATCCGCTGGCTCAACAAGGAGAAAG gCATCTTCAAAATTGAGGACTCTGCACAGGTGGCCCGGTTGTGGGGTATGCGCAAGAACCGGCCGGCCATGAACTACGATAAACTAAGCCGTTCCATCCGCCAGTATTACAAGAAGGGTATCATCCGCAAACCCGACATCTCTCAGCGCCTCGTCTACCAGTTTGTGCATCCGGTCTGA